The following nucleotide sequence is from Spirochaetota bacterium.
GACGGCGCCGACGACATGAAAGGCGGTATAGCCGCCGCCATCGGCCGCCCCGACCTCGAGGTGCTCTCGTGGAAGGACATGGCGCCGAGCCTGGTGAGCGCCCTGGAACTTCAGGACATGATGATCATGATCTTCATGGCCATCATCTTCATCACCATCATCTTTTCCGTGGCCAACACGCTCATCATGTCGATCATGGAGCGGTTCCACGAGCTGGGCGTGATGAAGTGCGTGGGCACGCGGCCCGGGCAGATCGTCTTCATGGTCCTGTTCGAGGCCGGGAGCCTGGGCCTCGCGGGCCTGGCAACCGGGATCGCCGCGTCCCTTCCCCTGGTGCTGGTCCTGGGACAGACCGGGCTGGACCTTTCCTTTGTCGCCGATTCCCTGCGCGCCTGGGGAGCGGGAAGCACCATCTACCCGGTGGTGCGCCTGAAGGACATCGTGATCGCCGCGGTCATGGTCTTCGCCACGGCACTGGGGGCGTCGCTCTACCCGGCCCTGAAGGCGGCGCGCATAAAACCGCTGGAGGCGCTGCATTTTATATGATTCTCTGTTAGCCCCCCAACCCCCCAGAGGGGGGCTTATTTAGATAAATGAAGAGGTATCACATATGAGCATAATATCAATATCAAACCTTGTAAAGGACTACGAATCTAACGGACTTACGGTCCGCGCTCTCCGGGGCGTGGAGTGCTCCGTCGAGAGCGGTGAGTTCACGGCCATCGCCGGCCCGTCCGGATCCGGGAAGACGACCCTGCTGAATATCATCGGCGGCCTTGACTTGCCCACGAGCGGCGGGGTCACCGTGGCAGGGAGCGACCTGACGGCGATGTCGGCCCGGGAGCTTTCCGATATGAGGCTCCTCAGGATCGGCTTCATCTTCCAGGCCTACAACCTTATCCCGGTCCTAACGGCCATTGAGAACGTGGAGTACATACTGCTCCTCCAGGGCGTCGGCCGGGAGGAGCGCCGCGGCCGCGCCGCCCGGGTCCTCGATGATGTGGGCCTCTCCGGCGAGATGAACCGCCTGCCGCGGGAGCTCTCCGGCGGGCAGCAGCAGCGAGTGGCAGTGGCACGGGCCATCGTGTCAGAGCCGGCCATTGTTCTGGCGGACGAACCCACGGCGAACCTTGACCAGAAGACCGGCGCGGGCCTCCTTGACCTGATGCACGGCCTGAACCGGGAGAAGGGGATCACCTTCATCTTCTCGACCCATGACCGGATGGTGATGGAGCGTGCGGAGAGGCTGGTCAGCATCACCGACGGTACGATAACGTCAGATGTCCGAAAAAAGGGGAAGCGGAGATGACACCCTGGTACAGGGCAATAGTTATCGGTATCATTGCCCTGTCCATGACAGCCGGGACCTTCTTTAGCGGGTTGGATACCGTCCAGGGGCCTCTTTTTGCTCTGACCCCTGCCCATGATACCGGCGCTGACCCGGCGTCGGCCGGGGTCAGAGCCTCTAATGACGAAAATGCCATCGAGGAGAGCACAAAACCGCGCTTCAAGTTCGGGGGCACGGTAAAGAACCTGTACCAGTTCCACCGCACCGATAACTATCTGGGCTCTGACCCACTGTCCCGGGGATCGAAAAATCTCTCCGCGGATATGACACGGCTGCGGCTTTCGCCGGAATTCACCTACCGTGAAGCCCTGACAGCCAGGGTTGACCTGGATAATGAGCTGATCGCGAGCAATTACGGCAGGAGCCGCGACTTCACATCGGCCTGGCGCCAGTCGCAGTACAATGACCTGCTCACCCTCGCCTGGGAGCCCTACCGGGGCAAAGATCTCTATTGCCGAATTAAAGCGCATCGCGCCACGGTGAAGGCTGCGGCCGGGTGGTTTGCTCTGACCCTGGGGCGGCAGCAGATCCGCTTCGGAAGCGGGAAGCTCTGGAACCCACTGGACATCCTCAACCCGGTGTCACCGACATTTGTGGAGGGAGGCGACGAGCAGAAGGGGACCGATGCGGTGAAGCTCGATTTCTATCCGAACGACAAGACCGAGATCACCGCCGTTGCGGATTTGAAGAAGAGCGGCAATGAGATCGAGCATTTCAACCTCCGGGACTGCAACTACCTGGCCCGGGTGAAAACGTCGGCCGGTGAAGCGGACATCGCAGTCATGGGAGGGTATGTATCCCGCCGCGGCATCGTCGGTTTCGACGTGGCGGCCATTCTCTTCGACGGCATGGTCCGGGCCAGCGCCGCAGCCTCGATCCATGACCGGCGGAAGGTCTTTTTTCAGGCCAACGGCGGGTATGAGTACACCTTCAAGAACGGCCTGTTCTTCCTCGTGGAATATTTCTATAACCAGAGGGGGCTCAATTATGACAGGGACCTCAAGGCGGCTTCGATCGCCTACGGCATGGGCGCCCTGGACCGGATGAGTGCCAGGGACAGGATCCGTCAGGCCACAACGCTCGGCGACGGATATTCCACCGCTGCGCTGGCCTATGACGAGATGAGACGGCGCAGGGGACAGCCGATGGAAGGCTACGGCGCCAAAAGCATCAAGGCCTCAATCAGATCATACAGCTATCTGAACCGGGGCCAGAGGACCTACCTCGAGCTGGCGAACGAGCCCCTCACTGTGAACCAGCATTACGCGGCAGTGGCCCTCGGCTATGACTTCCATCCCCTGGTGAGGGGCGAACTCTTTGTCATCGGCGACATCCAGGGACGGGGCATTTTCTTCGGTCCCACATTGAAGATAAACGCCTATGAGAACCTCGATTTCACTGTGGGCATGATGGGAGCTGTCATATTCAACAACAGGGCGTCTGATTTTTCCGAGTTCCGGAAGCACTATCTGTATTATGCATCGGGAACCTACGTTTTTTAATGTAATTAAAGGATTCATGCTGCTTCCTGTCAGGGCTTTCCCTGGCACTCGTTAAAAGCAGCCATAAGAATCCCCTCAGCTATTTATTCTTGACTTTTTTATTCGGTCCCTTTCTAGTAATGCATACTGTTATTAGCGTTAAAATTGGAGGGGACCATGAAACGACTGGCATGCGTGGCTTTTGTATTGCTCCTGGCGGCGGGACTCTGCTGCAAGAAAGAACAGAAGGTCGAGCGTGAGGGTATCGTGAATTTCATCACCGGCACGGTCTCGATCGTTGACGGCGGGAAAAAGGCGCCGGCCAGGGTGGGCGACACGGTGAAGAAAGGCATGAAAATCGAAACAGGCGATAAATCATCCATCGATATATATTTTGATGAGAATGCCATTAAGATAATGGAAAACAGCGTTGTCGAGATTACCGAACTTGTCGTTAACACGCAGGATGAATCGGAGAAAACGCAGGTCCGCATAACCAATGGAAAGGTCTTTTCCAAGGTGGCGAAGAAGCTCGCCAGAAACGACCAGTTCCAGGTCAGCACTCCCACGACAACGGCGGGCGTGCGCGGCACCGAGTTCCTGGTTACGGAGGATAAGGGAAAGGGCCTGGTAGCTTGCCTGAACGGGACCGTTGTCGTTAAGAACGAGGCTTCGCCTGCCAAGGGAACGGTTGAGGTGGCTGATAATAAAGAGGTAACCGTCGAGAAAGACAAGGACATGGTCGTCAAGGACCTGTCAGCGGAAAACCGGAGGCTCATGGAGGATATCTCCAGGAACTTCCAGGATATGAAGAAGGATATCCGCGAGCGCTTTGAAAAGAAGCGCGAGGAGATCCGGAAAGCCGTGCAGGACCAGCGCCAGAAGAATAAAGAATCTGTGGAGCGGCAAAAGGCGATAGACAAGGAAAACGTTGAAAATCAGAAGGCCCGCGACAAGGAAAACGTGGATCGGCTGAAGGTCATCTCCGATAAAACCGGGTCCGAGGCGAAGGAAGGGGTCAGCCGGCAGCAGGAAGAGTCCCGGAGTAAGATCGAGGGCGTGAAGCCCGAGATCAAGAAGTTCAAGGGATCGGTGAAATAACCAGGGGTTTAAACCCCTGGTTAACACTGTCACTCCAGTATTTCCTTAATTTTCCGAGACAGCTCCTCGGCGGAATAGGGTTTCTGCACAAAGCCGCGGATCCCCTTTTCCCGGGAGGAGGCCAGAAGCTCGTCCTCCATGAATCCGGATGTGAGGAGCGCCCTGATGGCCGGATTAACGAGTTTCATCTTTTCATAGGCTTCCAGTCCCGAGATTCCCGGCATTGAAAGATCGAGGATGACCGCGTCGATGCGCCTGTATTCCTTCTTGTAGATATCAATGGCTGTGGCTCCGGTTTTTGCGGTCAACACCCGGTATCCGAACTGCTCGAGCATCCCCGACGCTACGCGGAGGATCGCCTCTTCATCATCCACCACCAGGATGAGGCCCTTGCCGGGGACGATGGCTTCTTCCTTCTCGTCGGGAATATCCGCCGTTCCTTCTCTCGCCCGGGGGATGTACACGGTGAAGGTGGAGCCGATGCCGGGTTCCGAGAAAACGTCTATGAAGCCATGGTGCTGCTTGATGATACCGTAGGCCATCGCCAGGCCCAGTCCCGTGCCCGAATCCTTCTGCTTCGTGGTGAAGAAGGGCTCGAACATTCGCTTCTTCGTTTCGGGTTCCATGCCCACGCCCGTGTCGCACACCTGGATCATCGCGTAGTCGGTGTTCTGCCGCGCGTCCGGATGGACCGCGAGGAAATCCTTCCCGCTCCGGAACGGCTTCGCCACGACAAGGAGCGTTCCGCCCTGGCGGTCTTCTGCCGGCCTCATGATGGTCATGGCCTGGGAGGCGTTGAGGCAGAGGTTGATAAGGACCTGCTCTATCTGTGTCGAATCCGCGAGGATCCGTAATTCCCCCTCGCTCATCTGGAAGTCGAGTTTTACGGATTTCGGGAAACTCCCGGAGCATATGTTCAGCACGTTGGCAAGGGACTTGTTGATGTCCACCGGCGCAAGGCGAAGTTCCTTTTTGCGCGACAGGGTGAGAAGGCGCCGGGTGAGGTCCGCCGCGCGCCGGGACGAATCGTGGGCCGTCTCGATATAATTCATGATGGCATCCCTCTGCCTGATTTCCTCTTTTTTCAGGAGAAGGCTTATCAGGTCAAGGCTCCCCATGATGCCGCCCAGCATGTTGTTGAAGTCGTGGGCAAGGCCGCCGGCCAGGGTCCCCACGGCCTCCATCTTCTGGGCCTGGATCAGCTGGTTCTGCATGCGCTCCCGCTCGACTTCCGCCTCTTTCCTGTCGTTGATGTCGGTGAGGATCCCGGTGATTCCCTCGAATTGTCCGTTCGACATGATGGGACTGCTGAAGCTCATGACCCACCGCTCCCGGCCAGATTTGCTAATGACACGGTATTCCAGGGGGAGGCGTATGTTGTTCGACAGCTCTTTGAAACGGGTGGTCAATGTGGGAATGTCGTCGGGGTGTATGAATGAAAGGAAATTTTTCCCAGCCAATTCGGCCGGCGTATACTCGCACAGGCGCGTTATGGCGTGGCTGATATAGGTGAACGACCCATTGGCGTCAAGGGAGAAAATGACCTCGTTGATGTTTTCGATAAGGTTGCGGTATTTCTCCTCGCTCACCCGCAGCGCCTCCTCCATGTCCACCTGCATGGTGATATCGGTGCAAAAACCCTCGATCCCGACCGGAGCGCCCCCTTCATCGTGGAGGATAACGTTGCGCTGCTCGATCCACCGAATCTCGCCTGACTTGTGGATGATGGGATATCTGATCACATCGGCGGGAGCTCCCTTTAAAAGATCCCTCCAGTATGATTGCAGGGTGTTCTTCCATTCGACCGGTATAAGTTTTTTGAACAGATTGCCGGCTGTCCTGGTTTCATCCAGGGTGTAGCCTGTCAGGTCAACGGAGCCGGGGCTGGCGAATTCCATCTCGTTCGTCT
It contains:
- a CDS encoding ABC transporter ATP-binding protein; translated protein: MSIISISNLVKDYESNGLTVRALRGVECSVESGEFTAIAGPSGSGKTTLLNIIGGLDLPTSGGVTVAGSDLTAMSARELSDMRLLRIGFIFQAYNLIPVLTAIENVEYILLLQGVGREERRGRAARVLDDVGLSGEMNRLPRELSGGQQQRVAVARAIVSEPAIVLADEPTANLDQKTGAGLLDLMHGLNREKGITFIFSTHDRMVMERAERLVSITDGTITSDVRKKGKRR
- a CDS encoding FecR domain-containing protein, whose amino-acid sequence is MKRLACVAFVLLLAAGLCCKKEQKVEREGIVNFITGTVSIVDGGKKAPARVGDTVKKGMKIETGDKSSIDIYFDENAIKIMENSVVEITELVVNTQDESEKTQVRITNGKVFSKVAKKLARNDQFQVSTPTTTAGVRGTEFLVTEDKGKGLVACLNGTVVVKNEASPAKGTVEVADNKEVTVEKDKDMVVKDLSAENRRLMEDISRNFQDMKKDIRERFEKKREEIRKAVQDQRQKNKESVERQKAIDKENVENQKARDKENVDRLKVISDKTGSEAKEGVSRQQEESRSKIEGVKPEIKKFKGSVK
- a CDS encoding PAS domain S-box protein yields the protein MLERFKQVFEGPMDLASLRNRLIDVLALFFVVIFPITSIFFFPSYVEQKLYFLVVMDIVIWTAFLIRILLPSLGYHIRSIIWIVILYVMTTSFLIYLGPNYARVAWMILCISMTAIFFGSRAALGATIFNALLLLGLFFIIDDTNPAWASVHRDGITTWAIFITMLSLISLSIGLSIGYLIASLDKSLRNDRLAKDEQAATLEELEAAMEELQATNEEFEAQNEELIRSERELSAKETFIRRLVENAPAVIFRFSLKTNEMEFASPGSVDLTGYTLDETRTAGNLFKKLIPVEWKNTLQSYWRDLLKGAPADVIRYPIIHKSGEIRWIEQRNVILHDEGGAPVGIEGFCTDITMQVDMEEALRVSEEKYRNLIENINEVIFSLDANGSFTYISHAITRLCEYTPAELAGKNFLSFIHPDDIPTLTTRFKELSNNIRLPLEYRVISKSGRERWVMSFSSPIMSNGQFEGITGILTDINDRKEAEVERERMQNQLIQAQKMEAVGTLAGGLAHDFNNMLGGIMGSLDLISLLLKKEEIRQRDAIMNYIETAHDSSRRAADLTRRLLTLSRKKELRLAPVDINKSLANVLNICSGSFPKSVKLDFQMSEGELRILADSTQIEQVLINLCLNASQAMTIMRPAEDRQGGTLLVVAKPFRSGKDFLAVHPDARQNTDYAMIQVCDTGVGMEPETKKRMFEPFFTTKQKDSGTGLGLAMAYGIIKQHHGFIDVFSEPGIGSTFTVYIPRAREGTADIPDEKEEAIVPGKGLILVVDDEEAILRVASGMLEQFGYRVLTAKTGATAIDIYKKEYRRIDAVILDLSMPGISGLEAYEKMKLVNPAIRALLTSGFMEDELLASSREKGIRGFVQKPYSAEELSRKIKEILE